A window of the Candidatus Deferrimicrobiaceae bacterium genome harbors these coding sequences:
- a CDS encoding enoyl-ACP reductase: protein AWGVARACHREGAELGFNYLGEALMKRVHPLVESIHSSFVEPLDVGDDAQLDDFFAKVEARWGRLDFIVHSIAFANRDSLQGNFRDTSRADFHLALDISAYSFIACARRAARLMGPGGSMVTMSYLGAVRAVPNYNVMGVAKAALEAATRYLAHDLGPEGIRVNAVSAGPIRTLAASGVVDFRKLMEKNARGASLRRNVTQDEVGNAAAYLLSDWASGVTGEVHYVDAGFNIGAGDPGVEPAPWGSSSPSS from the coding sequence GCATGGGGCGTGGCCAGGGCCTGTCACCGCGAGGGGGCCGAGCTCGGGTTCAACTATCTCGGCGAGGCGCTGATGAAACGCGTTCATCCCCTGGTGGAGTCGATCCATTCGAGCTTCGTCGAACCGCTCGACGTCGGCGACGACGCCCAGCTCGACGATTTCTTCGCCAAGGTCGAGGCCCGTTGGGGGCGGCTCGACTTCATCGTGCATTCCATCGCCTTTGCCAACAGGGATTCGCTGCAAGGCAATTTCCGGGATACCTCGCGCGCCGATTTCCATCTCGCGCTGGATATTTCCGCCTACTCCTTCATTGCCTGCGCCCGGCGGGCGGCCCGGTTGATGGGACCGGGGGGGTCCATGGTGACGATGAGTTACCTCGGGGCGGTGCGCGCCGTGCCGAACTACAACGTGATGGGTGTGGCGAAGGCCGCCCTCGAAGCGGCGACCCGTTACCTGGCCCACGATCTCGGGCCGGAAGGGATCCGCGTCAACGCCGTCTCGGCCGGGCCGATCCGTACGCTGGCCGCCTCCGGCGTGGTCGATTTCCGCAAACTGATGGAGAAGAACGCCCGTGGCGCCTCGCTCCGACGGAACGTGACGCAGGACGAGGTGGGGAACGCCGCCGCGTACCTCCTTTCGGACTGGGCTTCCGGCGTGACCGGCGAGGTGCACTACGTCGACGCGGGGTTCAACATCGGCGCCGGCGACCCGGGTGTCGAACCGGCCCCATGGGGCTCCTCCTCCCCCTCGTCCTGA